One segment of Meriones unguiculatus strain TT.TT164.6M chromosome 3, Bangor_MerUng_6.1, whole genome shotgun sequence DNA contains the following:
- the Gpr3 gene encoding G-protein coupled receptor 3 isoform X2 produces MSLFGTHLESCGSPFTGGTRMWGAGSSMAWFSAGSGSANVSSVDPAEEPTGPATLLPSPSAWDVVLCISGTLVSCENALVVAIIVGTPAFRAPMFLLVGSLAVADLLAGLGLVLYFAAVFCIGSEEMNLVLVGVLATAFTASIGSLLAITVDRYLSLYNALTYYSETTVTRTYVMLALVWVGALGLGLVPVLAWNCRDGLTTCGVVYPLSKNHLVVLAVAFFMVLGIMLQLYAQICRIVCRHAQQIALQRHLLPASHYVATRKGIATLAVVLGAFAACWLPFTVYCLLGDADSPRLYSFLTLLPATYNSMINPVIYAFRNQDLQKVLWAICCGCSASKIPFRSRSPSDV; encoded by the coding sequence GTACCAGGATGTGGGGCGCAGGAAGCTCCATGGCCTGGTTTTCAGCTGGCTCAGGCAGTGCGAATGTGAGCAGCGTGGACCCGGCAGAGGAGCCCACAGGCCCGGCCACCCTGCTGCCCTCTCCCAGTGCCTGGGATGTGGTGCTGTGCATCTCGGGCACCCTGGTGTCCTGCGAGAACGCGCTGGTCGTGGCCATCATTGTGGGCACGCCTGCCTTCCGTGCCCCCATGTTCCTGCTGGTCGGGAGCTTGGCCGTGGCTGACCTGCTGGCAGGCCTGGGCCTGGTCCTGTACTTTGCGGCTGTCTTCTGCATCGGCTCGGAGGAGATGAACCTGGTGCTGGTCGGCGTGCTAGCCACGGCCTTCACGGCCAGCATCGGCAGCCTGCTGGCCATCACGGTGGACCGCTACCTTTCCCTGTACAATGCCCTCACCTACTACTCAGAGACCACGGTCACTCGGACCTACGTGATGCTGGCCTTGGTGTGGGTGGGTGCCCTGGGCCTGGGGCTGGTTCCcgtgctggcctggaactgccgAGACGGCCTGACCACGTGCGGCGTGGTCTACCCACTCTCCAAGAACCATCTGGTGGTCCTGGCCGTCGCCTTCTTCATGGTGTTGGGCATCATGCTGCAGCTCTATGCCCAGATCTGCCGCATCGTCTGCCGACACGCGCAGCAGATCGCCCTCCAGCGACACCTGCTGCCTGCCTCTCACTACGTGGCCACCCGCAAGGGCATCGCCACGCTGGCCGTGGTGCTCGGCGCCTTTGCCGCCTGCTGGCTGCCCTTCACTGTCTACTGCCTCCTGGGAGACGCCGACTCCCCGCGTCTCTACAGCTTCCTCACCTTGCTCCCCGCCACCTACAACTCCATGATCAACCCGGTCATCTACGCCTTCCGCAACCAAGACCTGCAGAAGGTTCTGTGGGCCATCTGCTGCGGCTGCTCCGCTTCCAAGATCCCCTTCCGGTCCCGGTCCCCCAGCGACGTCTAG